A genomic segment from Mobula birostris isolate sMobBir1 chromosome 31, sMobBir1.hap1, whole genome shotgun sequence encodes:
- the gstt2 gene encoding glutathione S-transferase theta-2 isoform X1 has translation MTLEVMEAFSGHPACRVASEDVCSSLEPVPNLNETQRWYGLGKVAEGETLLVDAPNHHEGGELTTEDMSVRERSRQLDLGGVEDEGSVCVDYAMWFNVLHLRGGCCQILRSAAVELKMAFTSSLGFFRSEKMPKGISGVPASFPRGMRKTMGEVKVCGVLTYVDDRLELGFAWGDYEARRVAEPGRPKRSVKCGGVFGRRSLVQCEENDPTYQLNFLVLGQTVVDRGMETQVVNLNETQGRERICTALRSCTDELIQREEAMTHLRRDQQKLKMSIQKKLEDLQGGQDQGSVLTKVNRKPRAQGGEFDHTPKEVKKWRTDLGKGRRTLERSLKMTIASLNEVENLKVDLEDVLRKKQPEAEHSLTAAFQVRVEEAGGVTASQIEMTKNPESEQLRLWRELKESPKKLTSRLKEAEGVAPARCFILEKLKQQLPIEGMRKDMDSKDDVLHV, from the coding sequence atgaccctggaggtcatggaggcattttctgggcacccagcgtgtcgagttgcttctgaggacgtgtgtagcagccttgagccagtaccgaatttaaacgagacccagcggtggtacggcttggggaaagtagctgagggtgagaccctcttagtagacgctccaaaccaccacgagggaggggagttgaccactgaagacatgtcagtgagagagaggtcgcggcaactggatcttggcggcgtggaagatgaaggcagtgtgtgtgtggattatgcgatgtggtttaatgtgctgcacctgaggggtggatgttgccagatcctgaggagtgcggctgttgagctgaagatggcctttactagttccctaggattcttccgatccgaaaagatgcccaagggcatatccggagtccctgcatccttcccgcggggcatgaggaagaccatgggggaagtgaaggtgtgtggagttttgacgtatgtggatgaccgcctagagcttggattcgcctggggggactatgaggcgaggcgagtggctgagcccgggcgaccgaagcgaagtgtcaaatgtggaggagtttttggccggaggagtttggtgcaatgtgaggaaaatgacccaacataccagttgaacttcctggtgttgggacagacggtggtggaccgggggatggaaacccaggtcgtcaatctgaatgagacacagggaagagagaggatttgcactgcactgcggtcatgtactgatgaattaatccagcgagaagaagcaatgacccaccttcgaagggatcagcagaaactcaagatgtCGATTCAGAAAaaattggaagacttacaaggtgggcaagatcaaggaagtgttctgactaaggtcaacagaaaaccgagagcccagggaggggagtttgaccaCACTCCcaaggaggtgaagaaatggaggacagatctcggaaaaggtaggcggacgcttgaaaggagcCTGAAGATGACAATCgcaagtttaaatgaagtggaaaatctgaaagttgacctggaagacgtcctcaggaagaaacaaccggaggctgaacattctttaactgctgcttttcaggtcagggtagaagaagctggtggggtaactgcgtcccagattgagatgaccaagaaccctgagtcagaacagctgaggctgtggcgagagttgaaggagtccccgaagaagctgacgtctcgactgaaagaggctgaaggggtagccccggctagaTGTTTcattttggagaaactcaaacagcagctaccgatcgaaggaatgaggaaggatatggattcgaaggatgatgtgctgcacgtgtga